Proteins from one Sphaeramia orbicularis chromosome 17, fSphaOr1.1, whole genome shotgun sequence genomic window:
- the LOC115436590 gene encoding ras-related protein Rab-8A, producing the protein MAKTYDYLFKLLLIGDSGVGKTCVLFRFSEDAFNSTFISTIGIDFKIRTIELDGKKIKLQIWDTAGQERFRTITTAYYRGAMGIMLVYDITNEKSFDNIKNWIRNIEEHASADVEKMVLGNKCDINDKRQVSKDRGEKLALEYGIKFMETSAKANINVENAFLTLARDIKSKMDTKLEGNTPQGSSHGVKISEPQKKTSFFRCSLL; encoded by the exons ATGGCGAAGACATACGACTATTTGTTTAAATTACTGCTAATCGGTGACTCCGGTGTCGGGAAGACCTGCGTTTTGTTCAGGTTTTCAGAGGACGCGTTCAACTCAACGTTTATTTCAACAATAG GCATTGATTTCAAGATTAGGACAATAGAGCTTGACGGCAAGAAGATAAAGTTACAGATATG GGACACAGCTGGGCAGGAGCGCTTCCGAACAATCACAACTGCCTACTACAGAGGGGCAATG GGCATTATGCTTGTCTATGACATCACCAACGAGAAGTCTTTTGACAATATCAAGAACTGGATAAGAAACATAGAGGAG CATGCATCAGCGGATGTGGAGAAGATGGTCCTTGGCAACAAGTGTGACATCAATGACAAGCGGCAGGTGTCCAAAGACAGAGGGGAGAAG cttgccTTAGAATACGGAATCAAATTCATGGAGACAAGTGCAAAGGCCAACATCAACGTGGAAAAT GCTTTTTTGACACTTGCCAGAGACATCAAATCAAAAATGGACACAAAGTTG GAGGGAAACACACCTCAGGGCAGTAGTCATGGAGTCAAGATCTCAGAACCTCAGAAAAAGACCAGCTTCTTCCGCTGCAGCCTCCTCTGA
- the LOC115436586 gene encoding tropomyosin alpha-4 chain-like isoform X4, which yields MEAVKKRIQALQQQADDAEDRALALQKDLDCERELREKAEGDVASLNRRIQLVEEELDRAQERLATALQKLEEAEKAADESERGMKVIENRAMKDEEKMEIQEMQLKEAKHIAEEADRKYEEVARKLVILEGELERAEERAEIAELKCGDLEEELKNVTNNLKSLEAQSDKYSEKEDKYEEDIKVLNDRLKEAETRAEFAERSVAKLEKTIDDLEENLSQAKEENLGMHQVLDQTLQELSSL from the exons atggaggcgGTGAAGAagaggatccaggctctgcagcAGCAGGCGGATGATGCAGAGGACCGGGCTCTGGCTTTACAAAAGGACCTGGACTGTGAACGGGAACTGCGCGAAAAA GCCGAGGGAGATGTGGCGTCGCTGAACCGCAGGATCCAGCTGGTGGAGGAGGAGTTGGACCGCGCTCAGGAGAGACTGGCCACAGCTCTGCAGAAACTGGAGGAGGCCGAGAAGGCTGCGGACGAGAGCGAAAG AGGCATGAAGGTGATTGAGAACAGAGCCATGAAAGACGAGGAGAAAATGGAGATTCAGGAGATGCAACTCAAAGAAGCTAAACACATCGCTGAGGAGGCAGACCGCAAATATGAGGAG GTGGCTCGTAAACTGGTAATCCTGGAGGGTGAGCTGGAGAGAGCAGAGGAGAGGGCAGAAATAGCAGAACT TAAGTGTGGTGACCTGGAAGAAGAGCTGAAGAACGTTACCAACAATCTCAAGTCTCTAGAGGCTCAGTCGGATAAG TACTctgagaaagaagacaaatacgaGGAGGACATTAAAGTCCTGAATGACAGACTTAAGGAG GCGGAAACCCGTGCAGAATTTGCAGAGAGGTCGGTTGCTAAGCTGGAAAAGACCATAGACGACTTAGAAG AGAACCTATCACAAGCAAAAGAGGAAAACCTAGGAATGCACCAAGTCCTGGACCAAACACTGCAGGAGCTCAGTTCCTTGTAA
- the LOC115436586 gene encoding tropomyosin alpha-4 chain-like isoform X1: protein MEAVKKRIQALQQQADDAEDRALALQKDLDCERELREKAEGDVASLNRRIQLVEEELDRAQERLATALQKLEEAEKAADESERGMKVIENRAMKDEEKMEIQEMQLKEAKHIAEEADRKYEEVARKLVILEGELERAEERAEIAELKCGDLEEELKNVTNNLKSLEAQSDKYSEKEDKYEEDIKVLNDRLKEAETRAEFAERSVAKLEKTIDDLEDELYTQKLRYKAISEELDQSLNDMNTL, encoded by the exons atggaggcgGTGAAGAagaggatccaggctctgcagcAGCAGGCGGATGATGCAGAGGACCGGGCTCTGGCTTTACAAAAGGACCTGGACTGTGAACGGGAACTGCGCGAAAAA GCCGAGGGAGATGTGGCGTCGCTGAACCGCAGGATCCAGCTGGTGGAGGAGGAGTTGGACCGCGCTCAGGAGAGACTGGCCACAGCTCTGCAGAAACTGGAGGAGGCCGAGAAGGCTGCGGACGAGAGCGAAAG AGGCATGAAGGTGATTGAGAACAGAGCCATGAAAGACGAGGAGAAAATGGAGATTCAGGAGATGCAACTCAAAGAAGCTAAACACATCGCTGAGGAGGCAGACCGCAAATATGAGGAG GTGGCTCGTAAACTGGTAATCCTGGAGGGTGAGCTGGAGAGAGCAGAGGAGAGGGCAGAAATAGCAGAACT TAAGTGTGGTGACCTGGAAGAAGAGCTGAAGAACGTTACCAACAATCTCAAGTCTCTAGAGGCTCAGTCGGATAAG TACTctgagaaagaagacaaatacgaGGAGGACATTAAAGTCCTGAATGACAGACTTAAGGAG GCGGAAACCCGTGCAGAATTTGCAGAGAGGTCGGTTGCTAAGCTGGAAAAGACCATAGACGACTTAGAAG ATGAACTGTACACTCAGAAGCTGAGATATAAGGCTATCAGTGAGGAGCTGGATCAGTCTCTCAACGATATGAACACCTTATAA